Proteins encoded within one genomic window of Oncorhynchus keta strain PuntledgeMale-10-30-2019 chromosome 12, Oket_V2, whole genome shotgun sequence:
- the LOC118373160 gene encoding alpha-synuclein-like isoform X3, whose translation MDALMKGFSKAKDGVAAAAEKTKQGVTGAAEMTKGGVIFVGNKTKDGVTTVAGKTVSGVSQVGGAMVTGVTAVCNKTVEGAGNIAAATGLVKKDPAKQDEDALSKDLAINESPVDPEGDDAAEEDSDGY comes from the exons ATGGACGCGCTAATGAAGGGGTTCTCAAAAGCCAAGGATGGGGTCGCGGCAGCGGCAGAGAAGACCAAGCAGGGCGTGACTGGGGCGGCAGAGATGACAAAAGGTGGTGTTATCTTTGTCG GCAACAAAACAAAAGATGGAGTCACAACAG TTGCAGGTAAAACGGTGTCTGGGGTGTCCCAGGTGGGCGGTGCCATGGTGACAGGTGTCACAGCAGTGTGCAACAAGACTGTGGAGGGGGCGGGGAATATCGCTGCTGCGACCGGATTGGTCAAGAAAGACCCAGCCAAACAG GATGAAGATGCTTTGTCTAAAGACTTGGCCATCAACGAGTCTCCAGTGGACCCAGAGGGCGATGATGCTGCAGAG
- the LOC118373160 gene encoding alpha-synuclein-like isoform X1: MDALMKGFSKAKDGVAAAAEKTKQGVTGAAEMTKGGVIFVGNKTKDGVTTVAGKTVSGVSQVGGAMVTGVTAVCNKTVEGAGNIAAATGLVKKDPAKQDEDALSKDLAINESPVDPEGDDAAEKGEVPVTSQ; the protein is encoded by the exons ATGGACGCGCTAATGAAGGGGTTCTCAAAAGCCAAGGATGGGGTCGCGGCAGCGGCAGAGAAGACCAAGCAGGGCGTGACTGGGGCGGCAGAGATGACAAAAGGTGGTGTTATCTTTGTCG GCAACAAAACAAAAGATGGAGTCACAACAG TTGCAGGTAAAACGGTGTCTGGGGTGTCCCAGGTGGGCGGTGCCATGGTGACAGGTGTCACAGCAGTGTGCAACAAGACTGTGGAGGGGGCGGGGAATATCGCTGCTGCGACCGGATTGGTCAAGAAAGACCCAGCCAAACAG GATGAAGATGCTTTGTCTAAAGACTTGGCCATCAACGAGTCTCCAGTGGACCCAGAGGGCGATGATGCTGCAGAG
- the LOC118373160 gene encoding alpha-synuclein-like isoform X2 — translation MDALMKGFSKAKDGVAAAAEKTKQGVTGAAEMTKGGVIFVGNKTKDGVTTVAGKTVSGVSQVGGAMVTGVTAVCNKTVEGAGNIAAATGLVKKDPAKQDEDALSKDLAINESPVDPEGDDAAEGEVPVTSQ, via the exons ATGGACGCGCTAATGAAGGGGTTCTCAAAAGCCAAGGATGGGGTCGCGGCAGCGGCAGAGAAGACCAAGCAGGGCGTGACTGGGGCGGCAGAGATGACAAAAGGTGGTGTTATCTTTGTCG GCAACAAAACAAAAGATGGAGTCACAACAG TTGCAGGTAAAACGGTGTCTGGGGTGTCCCAGGTGGGCGGTGCCATGGTGACAGGTGTCACAGCAGTGTGCAACAAGACTGTGGAGGGGGCGGGGAATATCGCTGCTGCGACCGGATTGGTCAAGAAAGACCCAGCCAAACAG GATGAAGATGCTTTGTCTAAAGACTTGGCCATCAACGAGTCTCCAGTGGACCCAGAGGGCGATGATGCTGCAGAG